The Larimichthys crocea isolate SSNF chromosome XI, L_crocea_2.0, whole genome shotgun sequence genome has a segment encoding these proteins:
- the zfand3 gene encoding AN1-type zinc finger protein 3 isoform X2 translates to MNLCSKCFADIQKKQPGEDCTSKPIQSTGSSQSPVFSSETSSSSSQSPLSSLPSSSEQPSAEEPSPTFPSTREGVSTETAQGTLCTPTKRPRESASGSESEATPEKRPRTDEKEGGSEEARGTPKQKNRRRCYRCQTKLELVQQELGSCRCGYVFCMLHRLPEQHDCLFDHLGRGREEAVLKMVKLDRKVGRSCQRIGEECS, encoded by the exons ATGAATCTCTGCTCCAAATGTTTTGCCG ACATCCAGAAGAAGCAGCCAGGGGAGGACTGCACCTCCAAGCCTATCCAAAGCACCGGGAGTAGCCAATCGCCAGTTTTCAGTAGCGAGACGAGCAGTAGCAGTAGCCAATCCCCATTGTCGTCGCTGCCCTCGAGCTCCGAGCAGCCGTCAGCCGAAGAGCCCTCGCCCACGTTTCCCAGCACGAGGGAAG GCGTGTCCACAGAAACAGCCCAAGGCACACTCTGCACACCCACAAAACGTCCACGAGAATCAG CGTCGGGCTCGGAGAGCGAGGCGACGCCAGAGAAACGGCCACGGACAGACGAGAAGGAGGGGGGCAGCGAGGAGGCCCGCGGGACGCCCAAGCAGAAGAACCGCCGGCGCTGCTATCGCTGCCAAACCAAACTAGAGCTGGTGCAGCAGGAACTGGGCTCCTGCCGCTGTG GCTACGTATTCTGCATGCTCCACCGTCTACCCGAGCAACACGACTGTCTGTTCGACCATCTGGGCCGTGGGCGTGAGGAGGCCGTCCTCAAGATGGTGAAGCTGGACCGCAAGGTGGGCCGCTCGTGCCAACGCATCGGGGAGGAGTGCTCCTGA
- the zfand3 gene encoding AN1-type zinc finger protein 3 isoform X1, whose product MGDTSERSKAPSLPPRCPCGFWGSSKTMNLCSKCFADIQKKQPGEDCTSKPIQSTGSSQSPVFSSETSSSSSQSPLSSLPSSSEQPSAEEPSPTFPSTREGVSTETAQGTLCTPTKRPRESASGSESEATPEKRPRTDEKEGGSEEARGTPKQKNRRRCYRCQTKLELVQQELGSCRCGYVFCMLHRLPEQHDCLFDHLGRGREEAVLKMVKLDRKVGRSCQRIGEECS is encoded by the exons GTCCAGTAAAACCATGAATCTCTGCTCCAAATGTTTTGCCG ACATCCAGAAGAAGCAGCCAGGGGAGGACTGCACCTCCAAGCCTATCCAAAGCACCGGGAGTAGCCAATCGCCAGTTTTCAGTAGCGAGACGAGCAGTAGCAGTAGCCAATCCCCATTGTCGTCGCTGCCCTCGAGCTCCGAGCAGCCGTCAGCCGAAGAGCCCTCGCCCACGTTTCCCAGCACGAGGGAAG GCGTGTCCACAGAAACAGCCCAAGGCACACTCTGCACACCCACAAAACGTCCACGAGAATCAG CGTCGGGCTCGGAGAGCGAGGCGACGCCAGAGAAACGGCCACGGACAGACGAGAAGGAGGGGGGCAGCGAGGAGGCCCGCGGGACGCCCAAGCAGAAGAACCGCCGGCGCTGCTATCGCTGCCAAACCAAACTAGAGCTGGTGCAGCAGGAACTGGGCTCCTGCCGCTGTG GCTACGTATTCTGCATGCTCCACCGTCTACCCGAGCAACACGACTGTCTGTTCGACCATCTGGGCCGTGGGCGTGAGGAGGCCGTCCTCAAGATGGTGAAGCTGGACCGCAAGGTGGGCCGCTCGTGCCAACGCATCGGGGAGGAGTGCTCCTGA